From the genome of Flavobacterium sediminis:
AGAGATTGATGATATCGATCACTTATCGAATCGTCGTGTAAGAACAGTTGGGGAACAACTTTCTGCACAATTCGGTGTAGGTTTAGCCCGTATGGCACGTACTATTCGTGAACGTATGAATGTTCGTGACAATGAGGTGTTTACTCCGATCGATTTGATCAATGCGAAAACATTATCTTCAGTAATTAACTCGTTCTTCGGAACAAACCAGTTATCTCAGTTCATGGATCAAACGAATCCGTTAGCAGAGATTACACACAAACGTCGTTTGTCTGCTTTAGGACCCGGAGGTTTATCCAGAGAAAGAGCAGGTTTCGAGGTTCGTGACGTTCACTATACGCATTACGGACGTTTATGCCCGATTGAAACTCCAGAGGGACCAAACATTGGTTTGATTTCATCTTTAGGGGTTTATGCTAAAGTAAACGGAATGGGATTCATTGAAACTCCTTATCGTAAAGTTGAAGACGGTGTTGTTGATTTGAAAAATGAACCAATTTATTTGAGCGCTGAAGAAGAAGAAGGTAAGATGATTGCGCAAGCAAATATCGAAATGGATGAGAACGGAAAAATTACAGCAGAAAGAGTAATTGCCCGTGAAGAAGGTGATTTCCCTGTTGTAGAGCCTAATGTAGTGAATTATACAGACGTTGCTCCGAACCAGATTGCTTCTATTTCGGCTTCATTGATTCCTTTCTTGGAGCATGATGATGCGAACCGTGCGTTGATGGGATCAAACATGATGCGTCAGGCAGTTCCTTTATTGCGTCCGGAATCACCAATCGTTGGTACAGGTCTTGAACGTCAGGTTGCTTCTGATTCAAGAGTATTGATTAATGCTGAAGGAGCTGGATTGGTCACTTATGTTGATGCAAACAAGATTACCATTAAATACGATAGAACCGACGAAGAAAGAATGGTAAGTTTTGACGAAGATGAAAAAACATATCAGTTGATCAAATTCAGAAAGACAAACCAAAGTACTTCGATCAACTTAAAACCGATCGTTAGAAAAGGGGATCGTGTAAATAAAGGTCAGGTTCTTTGTGAAGGATATGCAACGCAGAACGGAGAGTTAGCGTTAGGTAGAAACTTACAAGTAGCGTTCATGCCTTGGAAAGGGTACAACTTCGAGGATGCGATTGTGATTTCTGAAAAAGTAGTTCGTGACGATATCTTTACCTCAATTCACGTAGACGATTATTCATTAGAAGTTCGTGATACTAAATTAGGTAACGAAGAGTTAACAAATGATATTCCGAATGTTTCTGAAGAAGCTACTAAAGACTTGGATGAAAACGGAATGATCCGTATCGGAGCTGAAGTAAAACCTGGTGATATACTGATCGGTAAGATCACACCGAAAGGAGAATCAGATCCTACTCCGGAAGAAAAACTATTACGTGCTATCTTCGGTGATAAAGCAGGAGATGTGAAAGATGCTTCATTAAAAGCTTCTCCGTCATTACGTGGTGTTGTTTTAGATAAAAAATTGTTTGCTAAAGCGGTAAAAGATAAACGTAAGCGTTCAAAAGATAAAGAAGATATCGATAAACTTGATGTAGAATTTGAAGTAAGATACAACGAGTTAAAAGATAAATTAATTGATAAATTGTTCTTGATCGTTGATGGTAAAACATCTCAGGGAGTATTGAACGATTTAGGTGAAGAAGTATTACCAAAAGGTAAGAAATTCACTAAAAAAATGTTACAGTCAGTTGATGATTTTGCTCACTTAACGAAAGGGCAATGGACAACTGATGATACAACAAATAAAATGGTAAATGATTTAGTTCACAACTACAAAATCAAATTGAACGATTTACAAGGTTGGTTGAGAAGAGAGAAATTTACTATTACAGTTGGAGATGAGTTACCATCAGGAATTTTAAAATTAGCTAAAGTTTATATTGCTAAAAAACGTAAACTAAGAGTAGGAGATAAAATGGCGGGTCGTCACGGTAACAAAGGTATTGTGGCAAAAATCGTTCGTCAGGAAGATATGCCTTTCTTAGAAGACGGAACTCCTGTTGATATTGTATTGAATCCACTAGGTGTACCATCTCGTATGAACATCGGACAGATCTATGAAACTGTTTTAGGATGGGCAGGTTTAAAATTAGGTAAAAAATTCGCAACACCTATTTTTGATGGTGCAACGTTAGATGAAATTAATGCATTGACTGACGAAGCAGGAATCCCGAGATTCGGTCATACTTACCTTTACGATGGAGGTACAGGTGAACGTTTCCACCAACCGGCAACAGTAGGTGTGATCTATATGTTGAAATTAGGTCACATGGTTGATGATAAAATGCACGCACGTTCTATCGGACCATACTCATTGATTACGCAACAACCATTAGGAGGTAAAGCTCAATTCGGTGGTCAGCGTTTCGGAGAGATGGAGGTATGGGCTCTTGAAGCATACGGTGCTTCAAGTACCTTGAGAGAGATCTTAACGGTTAAATCTGATGACGTGATGGGTAGAGCTAAAACTTACGAAGCAATCGTTAAGGGTGAAACAATGCCTGAACCAGGATTACCGGAGTCATTCAACGTATTGATGCATGAACTTAAAGGTCTTGGATTAGACATCAGATTAGAGGAATAATTTCAAGGGAGTGTGAAAGCACTCCCCTTTATAACGTTTAACGTTTTTTACAAAATCGATAGCATTCATATCATGACAAGATTAAAAGATAAAAACACCGTTAAAAGATTTAACAGAATTACGATAGGCTTGGCTTCTCCGGAATCTATTTTAGCTGAATCCAGAGGTGAGGTTTTAAAACCTGAAACAATTAACTATCGTACTCACAAACCAGAAAGAGATGGTCTTTTCTGTGAGCGAATTTTCGGTCCGGTAAAAGACTATGAATGTGCCTGCGGGAAATATAAAAGAATCCGTTACAAAGGAATCGTTTGTGACCGTTGTGGTGTTGAAGTAACAGAGAAAAAAGTACGTAGAGATCGTGTAGGACACATTAATTTAGTGGTGCCTATCGCTCATATTTGGTATTTCCGTTCATTACCGAATAAAATCGGTTACCTTTTAGGATTGCCGTCTAAGAAATTAGATATGATTATTTACTACGAAAGATATGTAGTAATTCAACCGGGTATTGCTAAAGGTCCTGATGGAGAGACCTTAAATAGATTAGATTTCTTAACAGAAGAGGAGTACTTGAATATTTTAGATACTCTTCCGATGGAGAACCAATATTTAGACGATAATGATCCGAACAAATTCGTAGCCAAAATGGGTGCGGAATGTATCATGGACTTATTATCAAGAATTGATTTAGATCAACTGTCATTCGATTTGCGTCATGCAGCGAATAATGAGACATCTAAACAACGTAAAACAGAGGCTTTAAAACGCCTTCAGGTAGTTGAGTCTTTCCGTGAGGCTAACCAAAACAGAGAGAATCGTCCGGAATGGATGATTTTAAAAGTAATTCCGGTTATTCCGCCTGAGTTACGTCCGTTAGTGCCACTAGACGGAGGACGTTTTGCTACTTCTGACTTGAATGACTTGTACCGTCGTGTAATTATCCGTAATAATCGTTTAAAACGATTGATGGAGATCAAAGCTCCGGAAGTAATCTTACGTAATGAAAAACGTATGTTACAGGAAGCTGTTGACTCTTTATTCGACAATACAAGAAAAGCTTCAGCTGTAAAAACAGAATCAAACAGACCATTAAAATCATTATCAGATTCATTAAAAGGTAAGCAAGGACGTTTCCGTCAAAACTTATTAGGTAAACGTGTGGATTATTCTGCTCGTTCGGTAATTGTTGTTGGACCTGAATTGAAAATGTATGAGTGTGGTTTGCCAAAAGATATGGCTGCCGAACTATACAAACCTTTCGTA
Proteins encoded in this window:
- the rpoB gene encoding DNA-directed RNA polymerase subunit beta, with the translated sequence MIANQTQRLNFASTKNIPNYPDFLDIQVKSFKDFFQLETKSDERSNEGLYNTFMENFPITDTRNQFVLEFLDYFIDPPRYTIEECIDRGLTYSVPLKARLKLYCTDPEHEDFETIVQDVYLGTIPYMTPSGTFVINGAERVVVSQLHRSPGVFFGQSFHANGTKLYSARIIPFKGSWIEFATDINSVMYAYIDRKKKLPVTTLFRAIGFERDKDILEIFDLAEEIKVSKSGIKKYIGRKLAARVLNTWHEDFVDEDTGEVVSIERNEIILDRDTILDKDNVEEIIEADVKTILLHKEDNNAADYTIIHNTLQKDPTNSEKEAVEHIYRQLRNAEPPDEETARGIIDKLFFSDQRYNLGDVGRYRMNKKLGLDIPMDKQVLTKEDIITIVKYLIELINSKAEIDDIDHLSNRRVRTVGEQLSAQFGVGLARMARTIRERMNVRDNEVFTPIDLINAKTLSSVINSFFGTNQLSQFMDQTNPLAEITHKRRLSALGPGGLSRERAGFEVRDVHYTHYGRLCPIETPEGPNIGLISSLGVYAKVNGMGFIETPYRKVEDGVVDLKNEPIYLSAEEEEGKMIAQANIEMDENGKITAERVIAREEGDFPVVEPNVVNYTDVAPNQIASISASLIPFLEHDDANRALMGSNMMRQAVPLLRPESPIVGTGLERQVASDSRVLINAEGAGLVTYVDANKITIKYDRTDEERMVSFDEDEKTYQLIKFRKTNQSTSINLKPIVRKGDRVNKGQVLCEGYATQNGELALGRNLQVAFMPWKGYNFEDAIVISEKVVRDDIFTSIHVDDYSLEVRDTKLGNEELTNDIPNVSEEATKDLDENGMIRIGAEVKPGDILIGKITPKGESDPTPEEKLLRAIFGDKAGDVKDASLKASPSLRGVVLDKKLFAKAVKDKRKRSKDKEDIDKLDVEFEVRYNELKDKLIDKLFLIVDGKTSQGVLNDLGEEVLPKGKKFTKKMLQSVDDFAHLTKGQWTTDDTTNKMVNDLVHNYKIKLNDLQGWLRREKFTITVGDELPSGILKLAKVYIAKKRKLRVGDKMAGRHGNKGIVAKIVRQEDMPFLEDGTPVDIVLNPLGVPSRMNIGQIYETVLGWAGLKLGKKFATPIFDGATLDEINALTDEAGIPRFGHTYLYDGGTGERFHQPATVGVIYMLKLGHMVDDKMHARSIGPYSLITQQPLGGKAQFGGQRFGEMEVWALEAYGASSTLREILTVKSDDVMGRAKTYEAIVKGETMPEPGLPESFNVLMHELKGLGLDIRLEE